In the Gemmatimonadaceae bacterium genome, GCCGAACGGCATCTTCTCGGTCCGCCCGCCGAAGGTGAGCCCGATGAGCTGGTGCCCCAGGCAGATGCCGAACACCGGTGTACCGGCCTCCGCCACACCACGGATCATGGCGGGGGCGTAGTCGATGGCGGCCGGGTCGCCCGGGCCGTTCGAGATGAAGACCCCGTCCGGCTTGTGGGCAAGGATCTCGCTGGCGGTGGTGCTGCCCGGCACGACGGTCACCTTGCAGCCTTCCTCGGCGAAGAGCCGGAGCATGTTGTCCTTGATGCCGAAATCGACCGCCACGATGTGGTGCGCGGTGCGCTCGGCGCCGTAGACGAAGCTCTCCGACCGCGCGGCGCCCGAGGCCAGGTCGGCCCCTTCCATGCGCGGGGCGGCGGCGAGCAGGTCGCGCGCCTCGGCACTGGGATCCGTGCCCGCGCAGAGCACGCCCATCATGACGCCGGCGCTCCGGAGGTGGCGCGTGAGACGGCGGGTGTCCACCTCCTGCAGCGCCGGCACACCGGCCGCGGCCAGCCACGACGGCAGGTCACCGGTGGCGCGCCAGCTCGAGTAGGTCTTCGACATCTCACGGACGATGACGCCGGAGACCTGCACGTTGCCGCTCTCCGGATCCTCGGTGTTGATGCCGTAGTTCCCGATCTCGGGCGACGTCATGACGACGATCTGGCCGCGATACGAGGGGTCGGTGAAGACCTCCTGGTAGCCGGTCATGTTGGTCGTGAAGACCACCTCGGCCACCGTCGGCGGCGTCCCGGCATTGATGAGCCCCTCAAACGTCGAACCGTCCTCGAGGAGCAATACCCCGGGGACGGTCTCGAGCGCGAGCGGCAGCGGCGTGCCGATCACGGCTTGGCGGGCGCCGGCGAGGCCGGTGCCGGCGCCTGTCCGGCGGGGGCTGCGGGGCTGAGGGGGAGCGCGGAAGCGCCGCCCTTCGGGGTGCCACCCGCCGCCGGGGCGGTGGCGGGCGCGGCCGGTGCCGGCGCCGTGAAGGCGTTGTCGAGCACCGACTTCGGCGCGCGCTGGCGGGTGGTCATGAGCTGCAGCACCAGCGCCAGGAACATGAACGCGCCGCCGCCCCACCAGCTGATCTTCGTCAGCAGGTTGCCTGCCTGCCGGGTCCCGATGACGGCGTCGGCCGACGAGGTCGCGCCGCCGAAATTGGCAGCCATACCGCCTCCCTTGCCGGACTGGAGCAGGATGACGGCGATCAGCACGAGGCTGATCAGGATCAGGATGGCGAGGAGGAACGTGTACATCGGCTGGGCTGGGTCGGGGACGTCTCTGGACTAGCCGTGAAAGGAAGCGAATCCCGGCGTGCGAATCAAGCGCGGACGATGGCGTTCCAGCCGTCGGCGTCGAGGCTGGCACCGCCCACCAGGACCCCATCCACGTCCGGGGCGGCGAGGAGGGTGGTGGCATTGCCACGGTTGACGCTGCCGCCGTAGAGGATCGGGATCCCGTTCGCGCGCTCGCCGATGGCGGTCTTGAGGGCCGCCACGATGGCGCCGTGGACGGCGCTGGCATCCTCCGGCGTCGCGGTGCGACCGGTCCCGATGGCCCAGACGGGCTCGTAGGCGAACAGCATCGAGGCGACCTGCCCCTCCTCGACGCCGTCGATGCCGGCCCGGAGCTGCCGGAGCACGGTCGCCTCGGTGTTGCCGGCGTCGCGCTCGGCGAGGAGCTCGCCGATGCAGAGCACCGGCGTCAGCCCGGCCCGGATGGCGGCCTTCACCTTCAGGTTCGTCTCGGCATCGGTCTCGCCGAAGACGTGCCGGCGCTCGGAATGGCCCACCAGCACGTGCGTGGCACCCGCGTCGCGCGCCATCGGCGCCGAGTTCTCACCGGTGAACGCACCCTTGTCCTCGTGGTGGATGTTCTGGATCCCCACCTCGAGGTCGGACCGCTCACGCAGCATCTCGCTGACCGTCGTGACCGACAGCGCATTCGGAAAGAACAGGACCTTGCGGTCGTGCTGCCGCGGGTAGTGCACGAGGAAGTTCTTCATGAACGCCCGGGCATCACTCGGGCCGTGGTGCATTTTCCAGTTCGCAGCGAAGATCGGCAGCTTCAAGCGGTCCCCTTGTCATCCAGTGCGGCCACGCCGGGGAGTTCCTTGCCCTCGAGGAATTCGAGGCTGGCTCCGCCGCCGGTGGACACGTGGCTCATCATCTCTCCCAGCCCTGCCTCGACGACGGCCGCGGCGGAATCCCCGCCGCCGACGATCGTGATCGCGCCCTTGCCGGTTGCGGCGGCCATCGCGGTGGCGATCGCGCGCGTGCCGGCATCGAACGGCGGCTTCTCGAAGACGCCCATCGGCCCGTTCCACAGCACGGTCTTCGCCGCCAGGATCGCGCGCGCGTAGCTCTGCGCCGAGTCCGGCCCGATGTCGAGCATCGCCTCGTCCGCCGGGATGCCATCCCGCTTCACGGCGTGTGCCGTCTTCGGCTGGTCCATGCCCTTCGCGACGGTCGCGTCGTGCGGCAGGATCAGCAGGCTGCCGGCGCGCTCGATGAGGTCCTTCGCCATCTCGACGCGGTCGGGCTCCACCAGCGACGTGCCGGTCTCGAAGCCCATCGCCTTGTAGAAGGTGCAGGCCATCGCGCCCCCGATCAGCAGCGCGTCCACCTTCGGCAGCAGCGCCTCGACGACGTCGATCTTGCCGGAGATCTTCGAGCCGCCGAGGATCGCCACGAACGGCCGCTTCGGGTCGTCGAGGGCGCCACCGAGGTAGGCCAGCTCGCCCTCCATCAACAGGCCGGCGACGGCAGGTCGCAGGTACTTCGCGATGCCGGCGGTGGATGCATGCGCGCGATGTGCACTTCCGAACGCATCGTTCACGTACAGGTCACCGAGCTTCGCGAGTCGCTCCGACAGTGCGTCGTCGTTCTTCTCCTCGCCGGGGAGGAAGCGCGTGTTCTCCATCAGCAGCACGGCGCCGTCGGTGAGGGCGTTCGTCGCGGCGATCGCAGCCTCGTCGTCGGTGGTGCCGCAGAACGTGACGTCCACACCCGGCAGCACGTTCCGCAGCGCGGGCATCACCGACTCGAGCGTGTACTTCGGGTCGGGCGCGCCCTTGGGGCGTCCCAGGTGCGACAGCAGCACGACGCGCGCGCCGTGGCTGCGCAGCAGCTGGATGGTCGGCACCGCGGCGCGCAGGCGGGTGTCGTCGGTGACCGCACCCGCCGCGTCGAACGGCACGTTGAAGTCGACGCGCACCACGACGCGACGCCCGCGCAACTGCGCGGGCGTCAGGTCCTTCACGGAGGACTTCGACATCAGGCGAGCGTCTTGCCGACGTACTGCAGCAAGTCCACGCAGCGGCTCGAGTAACCCCACTCGTTGTCGTACCAGCCCGAGAGCTTCACCATCGTGCCGTCGATGACGTTGGTGCTCTTGGCGTCGATGGTGCACGAGAACGGGTTGCCGATGTAGTCCACGCTGACCAGCTCGACGGTGCTGTAGTCGAGGATGCCCTTGAGCGGGCCGTCCTTGGCGGCGGCGATGAACGCGGCGTTCACTTCCTCGATGGTCGTGGCGCGCTCGACCTCGACCGTCAGCTCGGTGAGCGAGACGTCCGGCGTCGGCACGCGGATCGCGATGCCGTCGATCTTCCCCTTCACTTCCGGAATCACCAGCGCGGTGGCCTTGGCGGCACCGGTGCGGGTCGGGATGATCGAGACCGCGGCGGCACGCGCGCGGCGCATGTCCTTGTGCGGCAGGTCGAGGATCGACTGGTCGTTGGTGTAGCTGTGGATCGTCACCATCGAGCCGTGCCTGAAGCCGAACGTGTCGCGCACCACCTTCACCATCGGCACCAGGCAGTTGGTGGTGCAGCTGGCGTTGGAGATGATGTGGTGGGTGGCCGCGTCGTACTTCTGGTGGTTCACGCCCATCACAATGGTGATGTCCTCACCCTTGGCCGGGGCCGAGATGATGACCTTCTTGGCGCCGGCGGCGATGTGCTTCCGCGCCTTGTCGGCGTCGGTGAAGATGCCGGTGGACTCGAGGACGATGTCGGCGCCCGCCGCAGCCCACGGCAGGTTCGCCGGGTCGCGCTCGGCCGTGATCCTGATCTCATCGCCGTCCACGACGATGGCGCCCTCCTTCGCGCTCACCTCGCCCTGGTAGGTGCCATGGACCGAGTCGTACTTGAACAGGTGCGCCAGCGTGGCCGTGTCGGTCAGGTCGTTGATGCCGACGAAATCGATCGCGGCGCCTGACTTCTTCGCGGCGCGCAGCACGTTTCGCCCGATCCGACCGAACCCATTGATGCCGACCCGAATTGCCATGACGCTACTCCAGTGGTGAACGGCGGTCGCCGATGGCGGGCGCCCGTCCGAATGTGACACAGCTTACGATACGTGCGCCGCCGCCGGTGAGGGCTGCGGCGCACGCGACAAGTGTGGCTGCGGTGGTCACGACATCGTCCACGAGTACGCAGTGCGCACCCTGCACGTGAGGGGCACCAGCCGAAGCCACGGTGAAAGCGCGAGTTACGTTCACCAGTCTCTCCCCGGGTGTCAACCGCGTCTGACTCGACGGGGTCCGCCCGCGGTGCAGTGCGGCGACGACCGGCACCCCCCAATGTGCCGCCAGGGCTTGCGCGAGCACGCCCGCCTGGTTGTAGCCGCGCTCACGTTCACGCCACCCGGCCAGCGGCACGGGCACCAGCAGGGCACGCTCCCGCACGACGTCCGGCGGCCACGCAAGCCGCGACATCTCGGCCGCCATGCCCTGTGCCACCTGCGGCCAGCCATCGTACTTGAGCGCATGCACCAGCCGGCTCGCGACACCGTGCCGCGACATCCAGGCGACGGAGCGGACGCTGCGGACGAAGGGGGGCAGCGCGTCGCACCAGCGACAGGGATCGCCCGCCGTGGCGTCACGGGGCGCCGGGTGGCCGCAACGCGCGCACTGCGGGTGTGGCAGCCGCTCCACGCGACTCCAGCAGAGCAGGCAGGCGGGACCGCGCTCACGGCCCAGCGGGGCCTCACAGAGCACGCAGACCCCCGGCAGCGCCAGTTCGAGGAGTGTGCCGGCCAGGGCGGCGAGCTGTGCCCCGCCCTCTCGCGCCATCCGGACGGGCCACCGCATCAGGACCGGCCCGTCGAGGCCTCACAGGCCGCGTGCCACATCGCGTCGCCGTCCGCAGCGCGGCCGAACCAACGCATCCAGGACCGCGCGCCCTGGCTCACGAGCATCCGGAGGCCGTCGTCCGCCCGCCGCCCCTGCGCCCGCGCCGCCCGGACGAACGGCGTGAGCGAGTCCCGGCGGTACACGAGGTCGAGGCACGCCGCGCCCACCGGCAGCAGGCGCGGCTCCACCGGCAACTGGTCGTCGCGCATGCCGACCGGCGTCGTGTTCACGATCAGGTCGGCCCCTCGCACTGCATCACCCACGAGTTCCTCCACCGTTGTCGCGCCGGCTGGCCCGAGTGCCAGCAACGGAGCCGCCCGCGCCGGCGTCCGGCCCCAGATCGCCAGCCGTGCTGCCGGCCACCCGCCCACCGCGGCCACCACCGCCCTGGCCGACCCACCGGCGCCGAGTACCGCCACCCGGATCGCCCCGCGCGGAAGTTCACCGAGCAGCGCCGCGACCGCGTCATCGAACCCACCCACGTCGGTGTTGTCTCCGTGCAGCGCGCCGTCGCTGGTCCACCAGGTGTTCACGGCACCGAGGCGCGTGGCGAGGGGCGTCAGCACGTCACAGAGCGCGGCGACGCGTTCCTTGTGCGGGATGGTCACGTTGCCGGCCGCGCCTTCGGCGACCAGCGACCGCAGCGTGGCCCCGAGTGTGGCGTAGGAGACGTCGACGGCCTCGTAGCGAGGCGCGAGGTGCGCCGCCTGGAGGGCCGCGTTCTGGAACGTGGGGGAGAGCGAATGCGCGACCGGGTGCCCGAGCAGCACCAGCCGCGTGGGCATCGGCATCAGCGCGAGGGCGACTTCGGCGAGGCGGCGAGCCGGTCGAAGGCGCGGCTGATCAGCGCGTGCAGTTCGTCGAACGTGGCCCGGTAGACGCCGATGTCACCGCCGATCGGATCGCTCACCGGACGAGACACCTCGCCGTGGGTGGCGAAGGCGCTGAGCAGGTGCGCCTTGCCGGCGCCACCCAGGCCCTCGATCGCCAGCAGGTGGCTGGGGCTCATCGTGAGCACCAGGTCGGCGGCGCCGACCATCGCCGGCGTGACCTGGCGCGAGCGATGCCGCGACAGGTCGAGCCCGTGCTCCATGGCAATCAGGAGCGACCCTTCCGACGCGCCGCTCATGTCGTCCGCGGCCACGCCGGCGCTCGCGACGCTCACCTGCGGCAGCTGTCGCGCCTCGACGATCGCGTTTGCGATCACCTCGGCCATGGGGCTGCGACAGGTGTTGCCGGTGCAGACGAACAGGACACGGTAGGGTCGGTCAGGCATCGCCAAGCAGGTCGGGGACAGTCTCGCGCAGTCTGGCGGCGCTGATCGCGCCCGGGCGGATCACGCGGAGCCGCCGCCCCGTGCAGTCTATCACGGTGCTGGGTGGCGAGGGAGGCAGCAGGCCGCCGTCCAGCACCATCAGCAGGCCGCGGTTGATCTCCGGCGTCCACTGTTCCACCACCTCGCCGGCGCGCATCGCGGGCGGCACGCCGGGCCGGTTGGCCGAGGTGGATGTGAGCGGCGAGCCGAGCGCCGTGATGAGGCGCTGCAGGCCGGGATGCGGCGTCCAGCGGACCGCGATGCCGCCCTCGGGCCCGCGCAACCGCGGCGGGAGCTGGCCCTCGCCGCCCGGCAGCACCAGCGTCATCGGCCCGGGCCAGTGGCGGGCCGCGAGGTGGGCCGCCTGCGCCGAGAGGTGCAGGCCCAGCCGCGTGAGCATCGCGCTGTTCGACACCAGCAGCAGGAAGGGCTTGGCGGGCGGCCTCCGCTTCAGGGTCACGAGCTTCTCGACCGACTCGAAGTCGACCATCGTGCCGAACCCGTACACGGTCTCGGTGGGATAGGCGAGCACGCCGCGGTCCTGCAGGTGCAGCACCACCGGCGTCAGCGCGGCCTGCACCTCATCGGGCGACCAGAACGGACGGACGACGTTGTACCCGCTCACTCGGGGAGCACCGACAGCGACTCGGCGGTGGCGAAGTCCGCCTCGTCGGTGACCTTCATGCCGCGTTCACTCCCGCGCACGACCACGACCGGAAACCCGTAGTGCTCGCAGAGGGCCGCATCGTCGGTCGCGGCGAGCCGGTCACGCCGCGCCCGGGTGTGCACCTCGTCGATCATGGCGCGGGGAAACGCCTGCGGCGTCTGCGCGCGCCAGAGCGCGGTGCGATCCACGGTGCGCACGATGCGCCCGGTCGCGTCCACCTCCTTCAGCGTGTCGACCACCGGCAGCGCCGCGATCGCGCCGTGGCCGCACTGCGCCTCGCGGATCACGCGGTCGATCACGGTGGCGCTGGCCAGCGGCCGCGCTGCGTCGTGGATCACGACGGTGTCGACGTTCTCCGGCATGTCCTCCAGCCCGTTGTAGACCGACTGCATGCGGTCGCGGCCGCCGGTGCTCACCAGCATGCGGTCGATGTCGCACTGGAAGATCCAGGGCGGCGGGTCGGCCGCGAAGTCGCGCGGCAGCACCACCACCACCAGCGCGACGTCGGGGCGCAACTGGAAGGCCTGCAGGCTGTGCAGGACCATCGGCTTGCCGGCGACCCAGCGGAACTGCTTCAGTTCCGGGCCGCCGACGCGGGTGCCGCTGCCGGCGGCGACGATCACCACTCCCACGTTCGGCGCGGTGACGGGGGTCACCGCGCGCAGCTCGGCGGGACGCGCATCGCGATCGAGGTTCGCGGCGGCGCGCTCATCGTCGTGGTGGTCGGGTTCGTGCGGAGTGTGCAGGGTGGACTCGGTGCTCATGTGAAGATGGTGTCCAGCAGGTCGCGGATGTTCGCGATGCCGATGACCGTGAGGCCCGCGGGGGCCTTCACGCGTGCCGAGGTCTTCGAGACGTAGGCCCGCGTCAAGCCCAGGCGCGCCGCCTCGGCCAGGCGGCGCTCGAGCTGCGAGACCGCACGGATCTCGCCGCCGAGTCCGACCTCGCCGAGGAAGAGCGAGTCCGGGGGCAGCGCGCGATCGTACACCGACGAGGCCAGTGCGGCCGCGACGGCGGTGTCACCCGACGGTTCGGTGAGCCGCATGCCGCCCACCACGTTCACGAAGGCGTCGAGCTGTGCGAACCCCAGGCCGGCGCGCTTCTCGAGCACGGCGAGCAGTAGCGCGAGGCGGCGCGGGTCGTAGCCGGTGGTCACGCGCTGCGGCGTCCCGAATCCGGCCTTCGCCGCCAGCCCCTGGATCTCGACCAGCAGCGGCCGCGTGCCCTCGAGCGGCGCGGTGATCGCACTCCCGCTCGCCGACTGGGTGCGGTCGCCCATGAAGAGCGCCGAGGGGTTCGCGACCGGCTGCAGGCCGGCGGCATCCATGCGGAAGACGCCGATTTCGTCGACGCTGCCGAAACGGTTCTTGGTCGCGCGCAACAGCCGGTAGTCGGCACCCGACTCGCCCTCGAAGTAGAGCACCGTGTCCACGATGTGCTCGAGTGTCTTCGGGCCGGCGATGCCGCCACCCTTCGTCACGTGCCCGACGACGAAGATCGCGGTGCCCAGCTCCTTCGCGGCGCGCATCAGCCGCGCCGCGCACTCGCGCACCTGCCCCACGTTGCCGGGCGCGCCCTCGAGCTCCTCGGTGTGCACCGTCTGGATCGAGTCGATGATGGCGATCACGGGACGCGTGGCATCGAGGTGCGCGATGATCGTCTCGAGGTGTGTCTCCGGGAGGAATTCCACCTCGCCGGCCCCCTCGCCCAGCCGGTCGGCGCGCAGCTTCACCTGCAGCGGGCTCTCCTCGCCGCTCACGTAGAGCGCCGCGTGCCCCATGCCCTGCAGCCGCGCGACCACCTGCAGCAGGAGGGTGGACTTGCCGATGCCGGGTTCACCGCCCACCAGCACCATGCTGCCGGGCACTATGCCCCCGCCGAGCACGAAGTCGAACTCGGCGAGTCCGGTGCGCAGCCGGTTCGACTCGGTGCCGCTGACCGCGCTGAGCTTCGCCGCGCGCACCGCGACCATCCCGCGCCGTGGTGACGCTGCGGGTCGCCCGATGGCCTTCGACGGTGCCTTCTCGACGATCTCCTCGACCAGCGTGGACCACTCGCCGCACGTCTCGCAGCGCCCGCCCCACTTGGGATGCTCGGCGCCGCAGCTCGTGCACCGGTACGCGGTCCTGGTCTTCGCGCTCACTCGCCCTGCGAGCGCTTGGAGAAGTTCTCGAAGCGCGTGTAGTGCTTGTGGAAGAAGAGCGGCACGGTGCCGATCGGGCCGTTGCGCTGCTTGCCGATGATGATCTCGGCGCGACCATCCAGCTCGCTGTTCTTGAGCCGGCCGGCCTCGTCGCGCTCCGCGTACACTTCCTGGCGGAAGATGAACATGATCAGGTCGGCGTCCTGCTCGATGGCACCGGACTCGCGCAGGTCGCTGAGCTGCGGCCGGCCCTTCTCGTCGCCGGTGCGCTGCTCCGGGGCGCGCGACAGCTGCGAGAGCGCCACCACCGGCACGCGCAGCTCCTTGGCCAGCGCCTTCAGCCCGCGGCTGATCTGGCTCACCTCCTGCTGCCGGTTCTCGGAACTCGGCCCGGTCATGAGCTGCAGGTAGTCGACGATGATCAGGCCGAGCTTCGAGTCCGGGTCCGCCTTCAGGCGCCGGGCCTTGGCGCGCATCTCCAGCACGCTGATCGCCGGCGCATCGTCGATGTAGATCGGCGCCTGCGAGAGGATCCCCACGGCGCGCGCCAGGCGGGGCCAGTCGTCGTCGCGCAGCCGCCCCGTGCGCATGGCCTGGGCATCGAGCCGGGCCTCGCTGGTGATCATGCGCTGCACCAGCGACTCCTTGCTCATCTCGAGCGAGAAGAACGCCACGCCGACCCCCTCGGTGATCGCGACGTGCTGCGCGATGTTCAGCGTCAGCGCCGTCTTCCCCATCGACGGGCGCGCGGCGACGATGATCAGGTCGGACGGCTGGAACCCCGAGGTCATCTGGTCGAGGTCCGCGAAGCCGCTGGCCACGCCCGTGACCGAGCGCCCTTCCTTGGCGATGGTCTCGATGCGCTCCATGGCCGGATACATCAGGGCCTTGATCCGCGTGAAGCCCTCGCCGCCCCCGTCCTGGCCCACCTGCAGGATCCGCTGCTCCGCGAAGTCGAGCAGCTCGCGCGCCGGCTGGCGCGCCTCGAAGGCCTCGCCGGCGATCTGCGTCGAGACCTCGATCAGCCGCCGCAGGATCGCCTTCTCCTTCACGATCCGGGCGTGGTGCTCGATGTTCGCGGCTGTCGGCACGGCATCGGCGAGGAAGCTCAGGTACTCGCGCCCGCCCGAGGCGTCCATCTCGCCACGCCGCTCCAGCTCGTCCGAGAGCGTCACCACGTCGATGCCGCTGCCCTTCTCCATCAGCGCGATGATCGCGCGGTAGATGCGGCGGTGGCCCTCGCGGAAGAACATCGTGTCGTCGACGATCTCGGTCGCGCGCGTGATCGCGTCGGCGTCGATCAGCATTGCCGACAGCACCGACTGCTCCGCATCCTCCGACTGTGGGGGCCGGCGGTCGCGGTACGGGTCAGGCGCGGAGGGTCGCGTCGAGAACGCGTCGAGCAAGCTTGACATCTTCCCACGTAGGCCGCTTCCACGCGTCGTTGCGCAGGAGGGCGGCCGGGTGATAGGTGGCGACGAGCGGAATCCCCTGGTACCAGTGCAACTGCTGGCGCAGCTGGCCTATCCCAAGTTTAGTGCCGAGGAGCGCCTGCGCGGCGGACGCGCCGAAGGCGAGGATCAGCTTCGGCTGGACCAGGTCCACCTGCCGCTGCAGGAAGGGGGCGCAGGCGCGCACCTCCTCCGGCGTGGGGGTGCGGTTGCCGGGCGGGCGGTGCTTCAGGACGTTGCAGATGTAGATCGTGGTGCGATCGAGCTGGATCGCCCCCAGGATCTTGTCGAGGAGTTCGCCGGCCGGTCCCACGAACGGCTCCCCGCGCAGGTCCTCCTTCTCGCCGGGCGCCTCGCCCACCACGAGGACCTCGGCCAGCGGGTTCCCGATGCCCGGGACGGGCTGCGTCGCCGTGCGCACAAGGTCACACGCCTTGCAGGCGGCGATGGCGACGTTTACGGCATCGATCGACTGCCACGCGGCACCCGGGTCCACGCCGATCAGGGGGGGCCGCTCCACGCGGAGCCCGCGCGGGAAGACGGCGCCCTCCTGCAGTGCGAGCGTGCCGGTCTTGCGCGGCGGCGGCGGCGCGTCGTCTGCCGCGGCAGGCAACGACTCCGGGGCTGCCGGCACGGGTCGGGCGGGGGCCGCGGATTGCAGGCGCTGCATCATCTCGCGCCAGTCGTCGCCCTGCTCCACCGGTGCACCCGGTTCACGCGCTTCGCGTGGCGGCCTCGGGCCGTCATCCCCTGCGCGCGGTGGCGCGACAGGCCGGTCCGGTGCGACGGCCGCTGCATCGTCGCGCGGCGCTGCACGGGTCGGGACAGGGCGTGGTGCGGCCGCGGGCACAGCCGCAGTGGCGCCCCCGTCGCCCGGAAGGGCGCCGAGCATGCGCATCACGTCGTCCACGCCGAGCGCATCGAGCAGCATCTCCGATTCGCCAAGTTCGCGGCGCTGCTCGAGGTAGGCGCGGAGGCGCTCGCGGGCGTTCACGCGGTGCCTCCGCCGTGACGCGCTTCGAGCAGGCGCGAGACCCGGTCGAGCAGCAGGTCCGCGAGCACGGACTTCGGCAGCACGGGCGTCACTTCCCGCCCACCGGCGGCATCGAGGATCACGACGCGGTTGGTGTCGGTGCCGAACCCGGCGCCTTCCTCGGTGGCATCGTTGGCCACGATGAAGTCCAGGCCCTTGCGGTGGAGCTTCGACATGGCGTGCTGCTCGACGCTGGTCGTCTCGAGCGCGAAGCCCATGATCACTGCACCGGGTCGCCGGAACGCACGCGTGGAGGCGAGGATGTCCTCCGTGTGCTCGAGGGCGATCACCGGTGCGGTGTCGCCCTTCTTGATCTTGTGCGGCTCGACGGCGGTGGGCCGGAAGTCGGCCGGGGCGGCGGCCATGACGAGGGCGTCGGCGGCGGGCAGCGCTGCGGCGACGGCGTCACGCATCTCGGTGGTGGAGGTGACGGCGATCGCGTCACCACCCCACGGCAGCGGCACTTCGAGCGGCCCATGCACGAGCGTGACGGCCGCACCACGGCGCCACGCCGCGTTCGCGATGGCGACGCCCATCCGTCCGCTGCTGTGGTTCGTGATGTACCGCACGGG is a window encoding:
- the carA gene encoding glutamine-hydrolyzing carbamoyl-phosphate synthase small subunit; the encoded protein is MPLALETVPGVLLLEDGSTFEGLINAGTPPTVAEVVFTTNMTGYQEVFTDPSYRGQIVVMTSPEIGNYGINTEDPESGNVQVSGVIVREMSKTYSSWRATGDLPSWLAAAGVPALQEVDTRRLTRHLRSAGVMMGVLCAGTDPSAEARDLLAAAPRMEGADLASGAARSESFVYGAERTAHHIVAVDFGIKDNMLRLFAEEGCKVTVVPGSTTASEILAHKPDGVFISNGPGDPAAIDYAPAMIRGVAEAGTPVFGICLGHQLIGLTFGGRTEKMPFGHRGGNQPVKELATGRVLITAQNHGFAVSGDATQVTGSTDLQVTHVNLNDGSIEGLRHRSLPVFSVQYHPEAAPGPHDARPVFHEFMASLRKPA
- the secG gene encoding preprotein translocase subunit SecG encodes the protein MYTFLLAILILISLVLIAVILLQSGKGGGMAANFGGATSSADAVIGTRQAGNLLTKISWWGGGAFMFLALVLQLMTTRQRAPKSVLDNAFTAPAPAAPATAPAAGGTPKGGASALPLSPAAPAGQAPAPASPAPAKP
- a CDS encoding triose-phosphate isomerase, with product MKLPIFAANWKMHHGPSDARAFMKNFLVHYPRQHDRKVLFFPNALSVTTVSEMLRERSDLEVGIQNIHHEDKGAFTGENSAPMARDAGATHVLVGHSERRHVFGETDAETNLKVKAAIRAGLTPVLCIGELLAERDAGNTEATVLRQLRAGIDGVEEGQVASMLFAYEPVWAIGTGRTATPEDASAVHGAIVAALKTAIGERANGIPILYGGSVNRGNATTLLAAPDVDGVLVGGASLDADGWNAIVRA
- a CDS encoding phosphoglycerate kinase; this translates as MSKSSVKDLTPAQLRGRRVVVRVDFNVPFDAAGAVTDDTRLRAAVPTIQLLRSHGARVVLLSHLGRPKGAPDPKYTLESVMPALRNVLPGVDVTFCGTTDDEAAIAATNALTDGAVLLMENTRFLPGEEKNDDALSERLAKLGDLYVNDAFGSAHRAHASTAGIAKYLRPAVAGLLMEGELAYLGGALDDPKRPFVAILGGSKISGKIDVVEALLPKVDALLIGGAMACTFYKAMGFETGTSLVEPDRVEMAKDLIERAGSLLILPHDATVAKGMDQPKTAHAVKRDGIPADEAMLDIGPDSAQSYARAILAAKTVLWNGPMGVFEKPPFDAGTRAIATAMAAATGKGAITIVGGGDSAAAVVEAGLGEMMSHVSTGGGASLEFLEGKELPGVAALDDKGTA
- the gap gene encoding type I glyceraldehyde-3-phosphate dehydrogenase, producing MAIRVGINGFGRIGRNVLRAAKKSGAAIDFVGINDLTDTATLAHLFKYDSVHGTYQGEVSAKEGAIVVDGDEIRITAERDPANLPWAAAGADIVLESTGIFTDADKARKHIAAGAKKVIISAPAKGEDITIVMGVNHQKYDAATHHIISNASCTTNCLVPMVKVVRDTFGFRHGSMVTIHSYTNDQSILDLPHKDMRRARAAAVSIIPTRTGAAKATALVIPEVKGKIDGIAIRVPTPDVSLTELTVEVERATTIEEVNAAFIAAAKDGPLKGILDYSTVELVSVDYIGNPFSCTIDAKSTNVIDGTMVKLSGWYDNEWGYSSRCVDLLQYVGKTLA
- a CDS encoding ComF family protein; protein product: MRWPVRMAREGGAQLAALAGTLLELALPGVCVLCEAPLGRERGPACLLCWSRVERLPHPQCARCGHPAPRDATAGDPCRWCDALPPFVRSVRSVAWMSRHGVASRLVHALKYDGWPQVAQGMAAEMSRLAWPPDVVRERALLVPVPLAGWRERERGYNQAGVLAQALAAHWGVPVVAALHRGRTPSSQTRLTPGERLVNVTRAFTVASAGAPHVQGAHCVLVDDVVTTAATLVACAAALTGGGARIVSCVTFGRAPAIGDRRSPLE
- a CDS encoding shikimate dehydrogenase yields the protein MPMPTRLVLLGHPVAHSLSPTFQNAALQAAHLAPRYEAVDVSYATLGATLRSLVAEGAAGNVTIPHKERVAALCDVLTPLATRLGAVNTWWTSDGALHGDNTDVGGFDDAVAALLGELPRGAIRVAVLGAGGSARAVVAAVGGWPAARLAIWGRTPARAAPLLALGPAGATTVEELVGDAVRGADLIVNTTPVGMRDDQLPVEPRLLPVGAACLDLVYRRDSLTPFVRAARAQGRRADDGLRMLVSQGARSWMRWFGRAADGDAMWHAACEASTGRS
- a CDS encoding low molecular weight protein arginine phosphatase — protein: MPDRPYRVLFVCTGNTCRSPMAEVIANAIVEARQLPQVSVASAGVAADDMSGASEGSLLIAMEHGLDLSRHRSRQVTPAMVGAADLVLTMSPSHLLAIEGLGGAGKAHLLSAFATHGEVSRPVSDPIGGDIGVYRATFDELHALISRAFDRLAASPKSPSR
- a CDS encoding L-threonylcarbamoyladenylate synthase, with the translated sequence MSGYNVVRPFWSPDEVQAALTPVVLHLQDRGVLAYPTETVYGFGTMVDFESVEKLVTLKRRPPAKPFLLLVSNSAMLTRLGLHLSAQAAHLAARHWPGPMTLVLPGGEGQLPPRLRGPEGGIAVRWTPHPGLQRLITALGSPLTSTSANRPGVPPAMRAGEVVEQWTPEINRGLLMVLDGGLLPPSPPSTVIDCTGRRLRVIRPGAISAARLRETVPDLLGDA
- the ispD gene encoding 2-C-methyl-D-erythritol 4-phosphate cytidylyltransferase, translating into MSTESTLHTPHEPDHHDDERAAANLDRDARPAELRAVTPVTAPNVGVVIVAAGSGTRVGGPELKQFRWVAGKPMVLHSLQAFQLRPDVALVVVVLPRDFAADPPPWIFQCDIDRMLVSTGGRDRMQSVYNGLEDMPENVDTVVIHDAARPLASATVIDRVIREAQCGHGAIAALPVVDTLKEVDATGRIVRTVDRTALWRAQTPQAFPRAMIDEVHTRARRDRLAATDDAALCEHYGFPVVVVRGSERGMKVTDEADFATAESLSVLPE